A single genomic interval of Flavobacterium sp. N2820 harbors:
- a CDS encoding mechanosensitive ion channel family protein — protein MDCSDDVSLYLNLFINLIILILVAAFLDFIFKKIFIVFLAIIAAKTKSSFDDFLVANKTAKYIAHLVPLLFIYKTVPVILSKFTYWEDFFEKGVKIYIIILSLWITRSIFNALKDYLKHKPRFSDKPIDSYIQVIMIVLWIFGITSFVLIMFNTTMETLLTTFGAISALIFLIFKDTILGFVASIQVSVNDMVRIGDWITMDKFGADGDVIEINLATVKVRNFDNTTTTIPTYSLISDSFKNWRGMLNSNGRRIKRHLLIKAHSVKFVTPEEVEKYKQIQHISSYISHRQADIDKYNKANNIDKSNIVNGRNLTNLGLFRKYINQYILSHPGINKEMLLMVRYLQPTEHGIPLEIYCFSKDKEWINYEHIMADIFDHTMASIPYFDLEVFESISTKNS, from the coding sequence ATGGATTGTAGCGACGATGTTTCGCTTTACCTAAATTTGTTTATCAACCTCATTATTCTAATACTGGTTGCTGCCTTTTTAGATTTTATTTTTAAAAAAATATTTATCGTTTTTTTAGCCATAATTGCTGCCAAAACCAAGTCAAGCTTTGATGATTTTTTAGTAGCTAATAAAACGGCTAAATACATAGCGCATTTAGTCCCACTTTTATTTATTTACAAAACGGTTCCTGTAATCTTAAGTAAATTTACCTATTGGGAGGATTTCTTTGAAAAAGGTGTAAAAATCTACATCATCATTCTTTCGCTTTGGATTACCCGAAGTATTTTTAATGCCCTTAAAGATTATTTAAAACACAAGCCTCGTTTTAGCGACAAGCCAATTGATAGTTACATTCAAGTAATTATGATTGTTTTGTGGATTTTTGGGATTACTTCTTTTGTTTTGATCATGTTTAACACCACAATGGAAACATTGTTAACTACTTTTGGAGCAATTTCAGCCTTAATTTTCCTTATTTTTAAAGATACAATCCTTGGTTTTGTAGCCAGTATTCAGGTTTCTGTGAATGACATGGTACGTATTGGTGATTGGATTACAATGGATAAATTTGGTGCAGATGGTGATGTAATCGAAATTAATTTAGCAACCGTTAAAGTGCGAAATTTTGATAATACAACCACAACAATTCCTACCTATAGTTTAATTTCTGATAGTTTCAAAAACTGGCGCGGCATGTTAAACTCAAATGGGCGTAGGATAAAAAGACATCTGCTGATTAAAGCACATTCGGTTAAATTTGTTACACCAGAAGAAGTGGAAAAATACAAACAAATTCAACACATCAGTTCGTATATTTCACACAGACAAGCTGATATTGATAAGTATAATAAAGCCAACAACATTGACAAATCTAACATTGTAAACGGCAGAAATTTGACCAATTTAGGCCTTTTCCGAAAATACATCAATCAATACATTTTATCGCATCCCGGAATTAACAAGGAGATGTTATTGATGGTTCGCTATTTACAACCCACAGAACACGGAATCCCTTTAGAAATATATTGTTTTTCAAAAGATAAAGAATGGATTAATTATGAGCACATTATGGCCGATATTTTTGATCATACAATGGCATCTATTCCTTATTTTGATTTAGAAGTATTTGAATCGATTAGTACTAAAAACAGTTAA
- a CDS encoding DUF3817 domain-containing protein: protein MIKSFRSIALLEGLSLLALLFFAMPMKYIGGNDIYVKNIGMAHGVLFILYIAFAILIKNEQKWSFKTFLIICLASIVPFGTFYVEKKYLQN from the coding sequence ATGATAAAATCATTTAGATCAATTGCTCTTTTAGAAGGGCTATCCTTACTTGCCTTATTGTTTTTTGCTATGCCAATGAAATATATTGGTGGAAATGATATTTATGTAAAAAACATAGGTATGGCACATGGTGTGCTTTTTATTTTGTACATTGCTTTTGCTATTTTGATTAAAAACGAACAAAAATGGTCTTTTAAAACCTTTTTAATCATTTGTTTAGCATCAATTGTTCCATTTGGAACCTTTTATGTAGAAAAAAAATATTTACAAAATTAA
- a CDS encoding YqaA family protein encodes MSKVKKPKYKLLHQYYKYTGFYSFIWEGVKKAILPTFVVVAILFYVNYKVINLNEGLVYITQNFSDFFIFSIFLLSESVLGLIPPDIFIAWTKNTESPLLYLSILAFLSYLGGVIAYFMGMAIVAIPSVNKYLYGKMQKHVINMQKWGGFLIAVGALLPLPFAIACLAAGMINYSRKHFFLFGLLRFFRFAIYGFVIYSALS; translated from the coding sequence ATGTCAAAAGTTAAAAAACCAAAATATAAATTATTACATCAATATTACAAATACACTGGTTTTTATTCCTTTATTTGGGAAGGTGTGAAAAAAGCAATTTTACCAACATTTGTAGTTGTTGCTATACTTTTTTATGTAAATTATAAAGTAATTAACTTGAATGAAGGGTTGGTTTACATTACCCAAAATTTCAGTGATTTTTTTATATTTTCAATCTTTTTGTTATCAGAAAGTGTTTTAGGATTAATTCCACCCGATATCTTTATTGCTTGGACCAAAAATACTGAATCACCTCTACTCTATTTATCCATTTTAGCTTTTCTTTCTTATTTAGGCGGAGTTATTGCTTATTTTATGGGAATGGCAATAGTTGCAATCCCATCTGTCAATAAATATTTATATGGGAAAATGCAGAAACACGTAATTAACATGCAAAAATGGGGTGGATTTTTGATCGCTGTTGGAGCTTTGTTGCCTTTACCGTTTGCAATCGCATGTCTTGCTGCAGGAATGATTAACTATTCTAGAAAACATTTCTTTTTATTTGGATTACTTCGCTTTTTTAGATTCGCTATATATGGCTTTGTAATATATTCTGCTTTATCATGA
- a CDS encoding DUF294 nucleotidyltransferase-like domain-containing protein: MKNPIAERITDFLKNYPPFSSLNYQNLLTIAKSCQVLYLEKNQTLFKINDATHSFFYVVASGAVGLSVTSDADDILIDKCDEGDILGLRPFFAKNNYLMTAKAREESIIYAIPIETFKPYVAENPDVLSFLLESFASNTRNPYDKNNKGKLISENVIYNDQNAEIQYYQPIKYTANPITASPNDIVRFVAQTMASSKIGSMIIHQDRKPIGIVTDKDLRSKIATGLFSIEVTIDKIMSSPVITVADNLSIAEAQIMMLKHGVSHLCVTKDGSNDSEITGIITEHDIVVAQANNPGVLLKQCKRAQKSADLKEVREKLSDLIQHSLDKNVPINHISSIVGEINLAITSRAIELAVEKIGTPPPAQFAWLNIGSQGRKEQLLMTDQDNAIIFEDVPEDKYDDVKKYFIELAEKVTKTLNKVGYEYCPAEMMASNPLWCKSVSDWKNQYKGWITAPGEKGILMCTIFFDYDFVYGNETLVDAITKTIQEETHDNQLFFAYLGADALKNPPPLGFFRQFLVESDGEHKDTFDLKGRALMPLIDAARILSLGKGIKNTANTISRYAKLAELEPQNAPIYEACADAFAELLKFRTEEGLKNDSDGRYLNLSELSKLDKVKLKNDFQPIHDIQEVIKNRFQLTYFT; this comes from the coding sequence ATGAAAAATCCAATTGCTGAACGAATAACCGACTTTTTAAAGAATTATCCTCCATTCTCGAGTTTGAATTATCAAAATTTATTGACAATTGCTAAGAGTTGTCAAGTTTTATATTTAGAAAAAAACCAAACACTTTTTAAAATTAACGATGCTACACATTCATTTTTTTATGTTGTGGCTTCTGGTGCTGTTGGATTGTCGGTCACTTCTGATGCAGATGATATCCTAATTGATAAATGTGACGAAGGCGATATTTTAGGATTACGACCGTTTTTTGCAAAGAATAATTATTTAATGACAGCAAAAGCGCGTGAAGAAAGTATAATTTATGCAATTCCTATCGAGACTTTTAAACCTTATGTGGCAGAAAACCCTGATGTTTTGAGTTTTTTATTGGAAAGTTTTGCATCAAATACCAGAAATCCTTATGACAAAAACAACAAAGGAAAACTAATTTCTGAAAATGTTATTTATAATGATCAAAATGCCGAAATTCAATACTATCAACCCATAAAATATACCGCAAATCCAATCACCGCTTCACCTAACGACATTGTTCGTTTTGTTGCACAAACAATGGCAAGTAGTAAAATTGGAAGCATGATTATTCATCAAGATAGAAAACCAATTGGCATTGTAACCGATAAAGATTTGCGTTCAAAAATTGCAACCGGATTATTTAGTATTGAAGTTACAATTGATAAAATCATGTCATCACCTGTAATTACTGTTGCCGATAATTTATCTATTGCCGAAGCACAAATTATGATGTTAAAACATGGTGTTTCGCATTTATGTGTTACAAAAGATGGTTCAAATGATTCTGAAATTACAGGGATTATTACCGAACATGATATTGTAGTGGCTCAAGCAAATAATCCAGGGGTTTTATTAAAACAATGCAAAAGAGCTCAAAAATCTGCTGATTTAAAAGAAGTTAGAGAAAAATTATCTGATTTAATTCAGCATTCTTTAGATAAAAACGTACCTATTAATCATATTTCTTCTATTGTTGGTGAGATCAACTTAGCCATAACAAGTAGAGCTATCGAATTGGCCGTTGAAAAAATTGGAACTCCTCCTCCAGCCCAGTTTGCTTGGTTAAACATTGGTAGTCAAGGTAGAAAAGAACAACTATTAATGACCGATCAAGACAATGCAATTATTTTTGAAGATGTTCCAGAAGATAAATATGATGATGTTAAAAAATACTTTATAGAATTAGCTGAAAAAGTTACTAAAACATTAAATAAAGTTGGGTATGAATATTGTCCTGCAGAAATGATGGCAAGCAATCCACTTTGGTGTAAATCGGTTTCCGATTGGAAAAACCAATACAAAGGTTGGATTACTGCTCCAGGTGAAAAAGGTATTTTGATGTGTACTATATTCTTTGATTATGATTTTGTATACGGAAATGAAACTTTAGTAGATGCAATTACGAAAACCATTCAAGAAGAAACCCACGATAATCAGTTGTTTTTTGCTTATTTGGGTGCTGATGCTTTGAAAAATCCACCACCATTAGGCTTTTTCCGTCAGTTTTTAGTTGAAAGCGATGGCGAACATAAAGATACCTTTGATTTAAAAGGAAGAGCTTTAATGCCATTGATTGACGCAGCTCGAATTTTATCGTTAGGTAAAGGCATAAAAAATACAGCCAATACCATTTCGAGATATGCAAAATTAGCCGAATTAGAACCTCAAAATGCACCAATTTATGAAGCGTGTGCCGATGCTTTTGCTGAATTATTGAAGTTTAGAACGGAAGAAGGTTTGAAAAATGATTCTGATGGTAGGTATTTGAATTTAAGTGAGTTATCGAAGTTAGATAAAGTAAAACTTAAAAATGATTTTCAGCCAATACATGACATTCAAGAAGTGATTAAAAATCGTTTTCAATTAACTTATTTTACTTAA
- a CDS encoding PolC-type DNA polymerase III, translated as MAFNWFKKIVKDHPKFWETYLTYFDENQDKKKRFVVFDCETTGLDYKSDRILSIGAVAIENNQIIVGDFMEVFLQQDIFKAESVPIHGILKDGKEEKIVEAEAIIRFLEFIKDATLVGHHVDFDIEMINQGLARLDVGKLKNQAMDTDVMYQKLKYLPQEQHNSLDELCDIYKIRKSDRHTASGDAFITALLFLKLKKKLEI; from the coding sequence ATGGCGTTCAATTGGTTTAAGAAAATAGTTAAAGATCATCCTAAATTTTGGGAAACCTATCTTACTTATTTTGATGAAAATCAAGATAAAAAGAAACGATTTGTTGTTTTTGATTGCGAAACAACTGGTTTAGATTACAAATCAGACCGAATTTTATCTATTGGTGCAGTAGCCATTGAAAACAATCAAATAATTGTTGGAGATTTTATGGAAGTGTTTTTACAACAAGACATTTTTAAAGCAGAATCGGTGCCTATTCATGGTATTTTAAAAGATGGAAAGGAAGAAAAAATTGTGGAAGCCGAAGCCATTATTCGTTTTTTAGAATTTATTAAAGATGCCACCTTAGTTGGCCATCACGTTGATTTTGATATCGAAATGATTAATCAAGGTTTAGCACGATTGGATGTTGGAAAACTAAAAAATCAAGCGATGGATACTGATGTTATGTATCAGAAATTAAAATATTTACCTCAAGAACAACACAATTCTTTAGATGAATTATGTGATATCTATAAAATCAGAAAATCGGATCGACATACAGCAAGTGGCGATGCGTTTATTACCGCTTTATTGTTTTTAAAACTAAAGAAAAAATTAGAGATTTAA
- a CDS encoding GDSL-type esterase/lipase family protein — MQNDWAYLEKYALDNKHLLKQHNDGNRIVFIGDSITEFWERYDSMFFSQNTYINRGISSQTTSQILERFQKDVIDLQPKSVIILAGINDIAENNGPISIEEIMNNIVSMVEKSLKNNIEVLLCSVLPANNFYWNPKIQPIEKIIQLNQMIKAYSLVKQIKYVDYYTQMVDENLGLDKKYTDDGVHPNLEGYLKMKSIFEFYLK; from the coding sequence ATGCAAAACGATTGGGCTTACTTGGAAAAATATGCTTTAGATAATAAGCATTTACTAAAACAGCATAATGATGGCAACCGAATTGTTTTTATTGGTGATTCGATAACCGAATTTTGGGAACGCTACGATTCGATGTTCTTTAGTCAAAATACTTATATCAATAGAGGTATTAGTAGCCAAACCACTTCACAAATTTTAGAACGTTTTCAAAAAGATGTTATTGATTTACAGCCTAAAAGTGTAATTATTTTAGCAGGAATTAATGATATTGCAGAAAATAATGGTCCAATTTCCATAGAAGAAATCATGAATAATATTGTTTCAATGGTTGAGAAATCATTAAAAAATAATATTGAAGTATTGCTTTGCTCAGTACTTCCTGCAAATAATTTTTATTGGAATCCCAAAATTCAGCCAATTGAGAAAATCATCCAACTCAATCAAATGATAAAGGCTTACTCTTTAGTTAAACAAATAAAATACGTTGATTATTATACTCAAATGGTTGATGAGAATCTAGGTTTAGATAAAAAATATACGGATGATGGAGTTCATCCAAATTTAGAGGGTTATTTAAAAATGAAAAGTATATTTGAATTTTATTTAAAATAA
- the acs gene encoding acetate--CoA ligase produces the protein MSYYKIHDLENYFKMYKKSVREPRKFWDRIADENFVWYQKWDKVFEVDMQEANFKWFLNAKVNITKNCIDRHLAKRGDKTAIIFEPNDPTEAAQHISYNELYVRVSKMANVLRDQGIKKGDRVCIYLPMIPELAVAVLACARIGAIHSVVFAGFSSSAVASRINDSECKMVITSDGSYRGNKSIDLKGIVDEALDKCPCVETVLVVNRTNTAVTMKEGRDLWLQPLLDAALGNNVAEIMDAEDPLFILYTSGSTGKPKGMVHSTAGYMVYTAYTFKNVFNYEENDVYWCTADIGWITGHSYILYGPLLNGATTVIFEGVPSYPDFSRFWEVIEKHKITQFYTAPTAIRALAKESLDFVQKHPLSSLKVIGSVGEPINEEAWHWYNDHVGGKRCPLVDTWWQTETGGIMISPIPFVTPTKPTYASLPLPGIQPVLMDELRNEIEGNQVTGALCIKFPWPSMARTIWGDHQRYKETYFTAFPGKYFTGDGALRDEVGYYRITGRVDDVIIVSGHNLGTAPIEDAINEHPAVAESAIVGFPHDIKGNALYGFVILKETGESRDKNNLAKEINQLISDQIGPIAKLDKIQFVSGLPKTRSGKIMRRILRKIAEGDFSNFGDISTLLNPEIVEEIKNGKL, from the coding sequence ATGAGTTATTATAAAATACACGATTTAGAAAACTACTTTAAAATGTATAAGAAGTCGGTACGCGAACCAAGAAAATTCTGGGACCGTATTGCTGATGAAAACTTTGTATGGTATCAAAAATGGGATAAAGTTTTTGAAGTAGACATGCAAGAAGCTAATTTTAAATGGTTTTTAAATGCAAAAGTGAACATCACTAAAAACTGTATCGACAGACATTTAGCAAAAAGAGGCGATAAAACCGCTATTATTTTTGAACCAAATGATCCAACCGAAGCAGCACAACATATTTCTTACAACGAATTATACGTTCGTGTATCTAAAATGGCAAATGTTTTGCGCGATCAAGGCATCAAAAAAGGCGATAGAGTTTGTATTTATTTGCCAATGATTCCCGAATTAGCCGTAGCTGTTTTAGCTTGTGCTCGAATTGGAGCTATACATTCAGTTGTTTTCGCTGGTTTTTCATCTTCAGCAGTTGCTAGTCGTATTAATGATAGTGAATGTAAAATGGTAATTACTTCTGACGGAAGTTATAGAGGTAATAAATCAATTGATTTAAAAGGAATTGTTGATGAAGCTTTAGACAAATGTCCTTGTGTTGAAACTGTTTTGGTCGTTAATAGAACCAATACAGCAGTAACCATGAAAGAAGGGAGAGATTTGTGGTTACAACCGCTTTTAGATGCTGCTTTAGGAAATAATGTTGCCGAAATAATGGATGCAGAAGATCCGTTATTCATTTTATATACTTCGGGCTCAACCGGAAAACCAAAAGGAATGGTACATTCAACGGCTGGTTACATGGTTTACACAGCTTACACCTTTAAAAACGTTTTCAATTATGAAGAAAATGATGTGTATTGGTGTACAGCAGATATTGGTTGGATTACAGGACATTCTTATATTTTATACGGACCACTTTTAAATGGCGCTACCACTGTGATTTTTGAAGGAGTACCTTCTTATCCAGATTTTAGCCGTTTTTGGGAAGTAATTGAAAAACATAAAATTACTCAGTTTTATACAGCTCCAACAGCAATTCGTGCATTGGCTAAAGAAAGTTTAGATTTTGTTCAAAAACATCCATTGAGTTCATTAAAAGTAATTGGTTCTGTTGGTGAACCCATTAACGAAGAAGCTTGGCACTGGTATAACGACCACGTAGGAGGAAAGCGCTGTCCGTTAGTAGACACTTGGTGGCAAACCGAAACTGGAGGAATTATGATTTCGCCAATTCCGTTTGTAACACCTACAAAACCTACGTATGCATCCTTACCCTTGCCAGGAATTCAGCCTGTTTTAATGGATGAATTGCGAAATGAAATTGAAGGGAATCAAGTAACAGGAGCTTTGTGTATTAAATTCCCTTGGCCGTCAATGGCAAGAACCATTTGGGGCGACCACCAACGTTATAAAGAAACATATTTTACAGCTTTTCCAGGCAAATATTTCACAGGAGATGGTGCTTTGCGTGATGAAGTAGGGTATTATAGAATTACAGGTAGAGTAGATGATGTTATTATTGTTTCTGGACATAATTTAGGAACAGCACCTATTGAAGATGCGATCAACGAACACCCAGCAGTTGCAGAAAGTGCAATTGTAGGTTTCCCTCATGATATCAAAGGAAATGCATTATATGGTTTTGTAATTCTAAAAGAAACAGGAGAAAGTCGTGATAAAAATAATCTTGCAAAAGAGATCAATCAATTGATTTCTGATCAAATTGGTCCGATTGCGAAATTAGATAAAATTCAGTTTGTGAGTGGTTTACCAAAAACGCGTTCGGGTAAAATCATGCGAAGAATATTAAGAAAGATTGCAGAGGGTGACTTCTCTAATTTTGGAGACATCTCAACGTTATTAAATCCTGAAATAGTGGAAGAAATTAAGAACGGCAAGCTTTAG
- a CDS encoding acetate--CoA ligase: protein MQMNYYEFYKKSNESAVDFWKEQSQNIAWFSNPKTILSNDSNDYPLWFADGELNACYLAVDKHIEDGFGEQVAIIYDSPVTQTVKKYTFIEVKTEVAKLAGGLLSLGLEKGDTAVIYMPMIPQAAFAMLACARIGVTHSVVFGGFAPHELAIRIDDCEPKAIITASSGIEIDRLIAYKPLVDEAIELAHHKPEKVIVFNRKLGARVPFKKYDVDYDALVYGSEEADCITVNSTHPLYILYTSGTTGKPKGIVRDTGGYVTALKFSMQHIYDAKEGEVFWAASDVGWVVGHSYIVYGPLINRNTTILFEGKPIRTPDASTFWRVIAEHKVSVMFTAPTAIRAIKKEDPNGEFIKQYDLSCLRIQFLAGERCDVATLEWYREHIPVPAIDHWWQTESGWPMIANMMGVEYLPIKPGSAGKAVTGYDIRIFGENGQELGPNEEGYVVIKLPLPPGTLLDLWKDNERFKAGYLNKFPGYYFSGDGGFKDDEDYIFITGRVDDVINVAGHRLSTAEMEEIVASHHSVAECAVIGINDELKGQIPLALVVAKSGEDIEHFQLQHEVVKLVREQIGAVASLRDVVMVQRLPKTRSGKILRKMMRSIADGENFQIPSTIDDEAIIEEIRDVLQHDKIGCFK, encoded by the coding sequence ATTCAAATGAATTATTACGAATTTTATAAAAAAAGTAACGAATCCGCAGTAGATTTCTGGAAAGAGCAATCACAAAACATTGCTTGGTTTTCAAACCCAAAAACTATTTTGTCTAACGATTCAAACGATTATCCATTGTGGTTTGCAGATGGAGAACTCAACGCATGTTATCTAGCAGTTGATAAACACATAGAAGATGGCTTTGGAGAGCAAGTTGCTATTATTTATGACTCACCCGTTACACAAACTGTAAAAAAGTATACATTTATCGAAGTTAAAACCGAAGTTGCCAAATTAGCTGGCGGTTTACTTTCGCTTGGATTAGAAAAAGGCGATACTGCTGTAATTTATATGCCAATGATTCCTCAAGCCGCCTTTGCTATGTTGGCTTGTGCACGAATAGGAGTAACACATTCGGTAGTTTTTGGAGGTTTTGCACCGCATGAATTAGCTATTCGTATTGATGATTGCGAACCTAAAGCCATTATTACCGCTTCTTCAGGAATTGAAATCGACCGGTTAATTGCCTACAAACCTTTAGTTGACGAAGCTATTGAATTAGCCCATCACAAACCAGAAAAAGTAATCGTTTTCAATAGAAAATTAGGGGCAAGAGTACCCTTTAAAAAATACGATGTCGATTATGATGCCTTAGTTTATGGTTCAGAAGAAGCTGACTGTATTACTGTGAATTCAACACATCCTTTATATATTTTATACACTTCAGGTACAACAGGAAAACCAAAAGGAATTGTTAGAGATACAGGTGGTTATGTTACCGCACTTAAATTTTCAATGCAACACATTTATGACGCAAAAGAAGGTGAAGTGTTTTGGGCTGCTTCCGATGTGGGTTGGGTGGTAGGACATAGTTATATTGTTTACGGACCTTTAATTAATCGAAACACAACCATTCTTTTTGAAGGAAAACCAATACGCACACCTGATGCAAGTACCTTTTGGCGCGTAATTGCCGAACACAAAGTTAGTGTAATGTTCACCGCACCAACTGCTATCAGAGCCATTAAAAAAGAAGATCCTAATGGCGAATTCATCAAACAATATGATTTATCTTGTTTACGAATTCAATTCTTAGCAGGAGAACGTTGTGATGTAGCAACTTTAGAATGGTATCGCGAACATATTCCAGTTCCAGCAATCGACCATTGGTGGCAAACCGAATCGGGTTGGCCAATGATTGCAAATATGATGGGAGTAGAGTATTTACCTATAAAACCAGGTTCGGCAGGAAAAGCTGTTACGGGTTACGACATCAGAATTTTTGGAGAAAACGGACAAGAATTAGGACCAAATGAAGAAGGTTATGTGGTAATCAAATTGCCATTACCTCCTGGAACTTTATTGGATTTATGGAAAGATAATGAACGTTTCAAAGCGGGCTATTTGAATAAATTTCCAGGGTATTATTTCTCAGGAGATGGCGGATTTAAAGATGATGAAGATTATATTTTTATTACAGGTAGAGTAGATGACGTCATAAACGTTGCTGGTCACCGCCTTTCAACTGCTGAAATGGAAGAAATTGTAGCTTCACATCACTCCGTTGCAGAATGCGCTGTAATCGGAATTAATGACGAATTAAAAGGTCAAATTCCATTAGCATTGGTTGTTGCAAAATCGGGAGAAGATATTGAACATTTCCAACTGCAACACGAAGTTGTCAAATTAGTAAGGGAACAAATCGGAGCTGTAGCATCGTTACGCGATGTAGTTATGGTGCAACGCTTACCAAAAACCCGTTCTGGTAAAATACTTCGTAAAATGATGCGAAGCATTGCCGATGGAGAAAACTTTCAAATTCCTTCCACTATCGACGATGAAGCAATTATCGAAGAAATTCGAGATGTTTTACAACACGATAAAATTGGATGTTTTAAATAG
- a CDS encoding response regulator transcription factor: MKKILIVDDEPNIVMTLEYTFKKSNYEVFIARDGQEALDILKSNFPDVIILDIMMPMVDGFATLEQIRKDENLTHTKVLFLSAKNKESDIEKGMALGADAYMTKPFSIKKVVEKVEELLN, from the coding sequence ATGAAGAAGATTTTAATTGTTGACGACGAACCAAACATAGTAATGACGCTGGAATACACTTTCAAAAAAAGTAATTACGAAGTATTTATAGCGCGTGACGGGCAAGAAGCTTTGGATATTTTAAAAAGTAATTTTCCAGATGTGATTATTTTAGACATCATGATGCCTATGGTTGACGGTTTTGCCACTTTAGAACAAATTAGAAAAGACGAAAATCTAACCCACACTAAAGTATTGTTCTTATCCGCTAAAAACAAAGAAAGTGACATTGAAAAAGGAATGGCTCTTGGTGCCGATGCCTACATGACCAAGCCGTTTTCAATTAAGAAAGTGGTAGAGAAAGTGGAGGAATTGTTGAATTAA